CGCAGCAGCTCCTTGATCGGCCGGCCCTGCCACTCGCCGTAGTCGCACTCGGCGAGCGCCTTCTCCGTGACCGCCCTCGTGGTGGCGTGGCCACTCGCGCGCTGCGCGTCGCCGATCGCCTTCGCGGTCTGCTTGCACCGCTCCTGCGGGCTGGTCACGAGTGCGACGACCGGGACCGAGCCGATCCGGGCGCCCGCCCGGGCCGCCTGCTCGGAGCCGAGGTCGTCGAGCCGGACGCCCGGCGTACGCCCGGCGAGGAGCCCGGACGCGTTCGCGGTGGTCCGGCCGTGCCGGACCAGCAGCAGTGTCGCCATGCCGGGGAGCCTAGCCACTAGCGTGGGAGCGTGATCGTCGACAGCGCTGTGTACCGGCACGGTGTCCGCGTCCCGGTGGACTGCCATCTCCACGACTACGCCGCGCTGCGCGCCGCGGCGAACGCCGAGCACGACTTCGTCTGGGTCGGGCTCTACGAGCCGAGCCACATCGAGCTCGGCGAGATCGCCAAGGCCTTCGACCTCCACCCGCTCGCGGTGGAGGACGCGGTGGTCGCGCATCAGCGGCCCAAGCTGGAGCGCTACGAGAACAACCTGTTCCTGGTCCTCAAGACGCTCTGGTATGTCGACGAGGACGACGCCGTCGAGACCGGCGAGATCAACGTGTTCATCGGCGCGGACTTCGTGATCACGGTCCGCCACGGCCGCGGCTCGGCGCTCAGCGACGCCCGGCACGACCTCGAGAAGAAGCAGGCCGTTCTCGACCACGGGCCGTCAGCGGTGATCTACGCCGTGTGCGACGCCGTCGTCGACGGCTACACCTCGGTGGTCGCCGAGCTGCAGACCGACGTCGACGAGGTCGAGGCCTCGGTCTTCTCCGACAGGCGCACCCAGGACGGCGACCGGATCTACGTGCTCAAGCGCGAGCTGTCCGAGGTACGCCGGGCGGTGCTCCCCCTGCGCGAGCCGATGCGTCGATTCGCCACCGGGACCGTCGACCTCGTCGAGGCCGAGGCGGCGCCGTTCTTCCGCGACGTCAGCGATCACCTCGCCCAGGCCGCCGAGGAGATCGACACCCTCGACTCGCTGCTGTCCTCCGCGTTCGACGCCCACGTGTCCCGCATCGCCATGCAGCAGAACGACGACATGCGCCGGATCTCGGCGGGCGCGGCGCTGGTCGTCGTACCGACGCTCATCGCCGGGGTCTACGGCATGAACTTCAGGCACATGCCCGAGCTGGCCTGGACCTTCGGCTACCCGTTCGCGCTGTTGCTGATGGCCTCGACGGTGGCCGGGCTGTGGGTCCTGTTCAAGAGGTCCGGCTGGTTCTGAGGCCGTAGGTTGTTGCGGTTTGGGACCAAACCGCAACAATTCAGGCCGTCGACCTGCGGTTTGGGACCAAACCGCAGGTGGTCAGACCAGTTGGCGCGCCCCTCAGGCCGTCAGCACCCCGGTGGCCAGCAGCACGAGGACGGCGGCGCCCAGCACGACCCGGTAGACCACGAACGGCGTGTACGACTTGGTGGTGACCCACTTCAGCAGCCACGCGATGGCGGCGTACCCGACGACGAACGAGATGACCGTCGCCACGATCGTCGGCCCCCAGCCATAGCTGGCCTCCCCCGAGTGCGCGACGCCGACGTTCCCGATCTCCTTGAGCTCGAAGACGCCCGCGCCGACGACGGCGGGGATGGCGAGCAGGAAGGCGAAGCGGGTCGCCGCCTCGCGCTCGTAGCCGAGGAAGCGACCCATCGAGAGGGTGGCGCCGGATCGGGAGACGCCCGGGATCAGGGCCAGCGCCTGGGCCCCACCCATGAGCGCCGCGTCGCGCAGCGACATCTGCTTGATCGCCTTCTCGTTCCTGCCGACCCGGTCGGCGAGGCCGAGGACCAGGCCGAGGACGATCAGGGTGCACCCGATGATCCACAGGTTGCGGAAGTCGCGCTCGATGACGTCCTTCAACAGCACGCCGAGGATCACGATCGGCAGCGAG
The genomic region above belongs to Nocardioides sp. QY071 and contains:
- the corA gene encoding magnesium/cobalt transporter CorA, with the translated sequence MIVDSAVYRHGVRVPVDCHLHDYAALRAAANAEHDFVWVGLYEPSHIELGEIAKAFDLHPLAVEDAVVAHQRPKLERYENNLFLVLKTLWYVDEDDAVETGEINVFIGADFVITVRHGRGSALSDARHDLEKKQAVLDHGPSAVIYAVCDAVVDGYTSVVAELQTDVDEVEASVFSDRRTQDGDRIYVLKRELSEVRRAVLPLREPMRRFATGTVDLVEAEAAPFFRDVSDHLAQAAEEIDTLDSLLSSAFDAHVSRIAMQQNDDMRRISAGAALVVVPTLIAGVYGMNFRHMPELAWTFGYPFALLLMASTVAGLWVLFKRSGWF
- a CDS encoding undecaprenyl-diphosphate phosphatase, whose product is MADFLQAVFLGVLQGLTEFLPISSSAHLRIFPELFGWGDPGAAFTAVIQIGTELAVLVYFRKDIWRIARAWVLSLFKPEYRGAVDARMGWYIIVGSLPIVILGVLLKDVIERDFRNLWIIGCTLIVLGLVLGLADRVGRNEKAIKQMSLRDAALMGGAQALALIPGVSRSGATLSMGRFLGYEREAATRFAFLLAIPAVVGAGVFELKEIGNVGVAHSGEASYGWGPTIVATVISFVVGYAAIAWLLKWVTTKSYTPFVVYRVVLGAAVLVLLATGVLTA